The Methanosarcina acetivorans C2A genome includes the window AACTGATCCTCCTCTACGGGAAGCGCCGTGTTGGGAAAACCGAGCTTCTGAACGAATTTGCTCGCAGGCACAGGGCTCTCTATCTTGTGGCCCGGCAGGAGGCATACGAGGGGCAGCTTAAGAAGATGAGTTCCGAGATTGCGGAATTCTTTGATGACGATGTCCTGAGGCACAGCCCTTTTCAGAATTACGATGCCCTTTTCATTTATCTTGCACAAAAGGAAACGCCTGTCCTGTTTGATGAGTTTCCTTATCTTGTTGAGGCAAACAGGGATCTGCCTTCAATCCTTCAGGAGTACTGGGACCGCTATTTCAGTAAAAAGAAGACTTTTCTGGTGCTTTGCGGCTCTTCCATTGCCATGATGGAATCTCTGCTCGGGTATAAATCTCCGCTTTACGGCAGGAGAACGGAACAGATCCTGCTTGAGCCCTTGAAGTTCAGGGAGGCCTGTGAGTTTTTTCCGCAGCTGGAGCAGGAAGATAAAGTTCTTGCTTATGCGGTACTGGGGGGGACACCTGCGTACCTTCTCGAATTCGATTATGGAAAACCCCTTCTGGAAAACATAAGGGACCGAATCCTGCAGAAGAACACTTTCCTCTATCAGGACACAATGTTTGTGCTCCAGCAGGAGCTCACCGAACCCAGGGTATATTACTCGATAATAAATTCCATTGCAAAAGGGAATACCAGACTGGGAGAGATAATGAACGACACAGGGCTTGAGAAGAGCAAGATTACGAAGTACCTGAGTGTCTTAAAAGACCTCCATATAATCGAAAGAAGGGTTCCTGTCACGGAAAAAAGCCCTGAAAGTTCAAAGAAGGGCATTTACCTTCTCAAAGACAATTACTTCAAGTTCTGGTTCCGCTTTGTCTTTGAAAATGCCGAATATATCGAGCAGGGCAGGCAGGAGAAACTTATAGGGGATAAAATAAGCCCGGTCCTGAACAACTTTGCAGGCTTTGCTTACGAAGAAATAGTCCTCGAATACCTGAAATCCAGTCCCGGATTTCCGGATTATATTTTCGGGCGCTGGTGGGATAAAGAGGAAGAAATCGATGTTGTCGGGCTGGACAGCAGCCAGAACAGGATCATCTTCGGTGAGGTTAAGTGGAAAGCTCTCACGGAAAAGGAGGCAAGGCAGACTCTGAACCAGCTTGTGGAAAAATCGGTGGAGGTAAAATGGGGGGAGAACTTGAAATCGGGCGAAATCCAGGAAGGTCCGGAAAAAAAGTACATGCTGGTTGGGAAAAAGGTAGGAGGAAAAAAACGTTTGCTTGGAGATGGCTATCTGGTACTGGAACTGGACGACCTGGTTGAAAATTAAATCTGCTTCAAAGTTAAGTCCGTTTCAAAGGAAATTATCCTGGTAACAGCAGTTCGTTGAGATTTTACTTTACTGGCAGAGAGTTGGGATCGAAGAGAAAAAAGATAAACAAGGAGGAGAAAAAGGTAAATACAGCTTAAAAAATATCTATTGCCCTTTTTCTCCTCTATTATTCTTTTTCCCGTATTTTACAGTTAATTTCGCTCAATTTCTATTTTAAATCTTTTTTTAGTCATAATTTTGCCCTCTTCAGTGTTAGCTATAATGTCAGCTAATTAAAGAGGCCTTTTTGTCGGGTAGCCGGCTGGCTTCAGAACCTTCTTGCTTCTGGCCGAATAAGCTTCTCCCTTTATGCCTGTCAGGTATTCCAGGGAACTCATTCCGTTCACTGATATAGGGTACTTTTCTTCATTTCTGTGTTCCAGAATCATTTTTAGTAGCGGGTATTCCTTAACGTTTTCATTGTCATATCTTGAAACTTTAATTAGAAGCCTCGACAGAAGAGGGTTTTCGAAGTATCTTCCCCATGTCGGGTTATTCACTTTTTCATCGTAGTAGCTGTGAATGAATGTCCTGTAATGCAGGAGTTTTTCATACCTTGAGCGCTTTTCCAGGGCCTTGAGGTTCAGTATATCGGTAGTACAATCGATTTCTTTGAGTATTTCCAGATCTCCTGAAAACAGGTAGTCTCTGGCATATTTCTTATAGAGATCCTGGTTTATTCTGTGTTTTATCGGGACTTTTAAGAAGAAATTAACAAATTCGGTGTCCCAGAATGGAATTCTCCATTCATATCTGAAAAACTCATAGACTCGCACTGAATTGATAATGAACTTTGCCTGTCTTTCATTGAAATCAAAGAATTCTATTGCGTTTGCAAATGTTTCGTTATCTTTGATTTCCGGCCCTGCTGTTGATTTGCTTATCCTCTGTTTGAAGATGTTTTCAAATCCCTGCCCATTAGGCCATTTCCAGAGGTTATAATGTTTTTTCAAGGAGGCTTCCAGATAAGCTTCCGAACTGAAATCTCCTGAATTGTTGAGGCAATACGGAGGAATATGGCTGCCTGCAAGCATATCTCCACTGTGTCCGGGAATAAATACTGAATTTTCCGGAATCTTCCCCTGGTTTTTCAGTTCCTTAA containing:
- a CDS encoding ATP-binding protein, with translation MFLNRKVELSLLENLHAEGKPKLILLYGKRRVGKTELLNEFARRHRALYLVARQEAYEGQLKKMSSEIAEFFDDDVLRHSPFQNYDALFIYLAQKETPVLFDEFPYLVEANRDLPSILQEYWDRYFSKKKTFLVLCGSSIAMMESLLGYKSPLYGRRTEQILLEPLKFREACEFFPQLEQEDKVLAYAVLGGTPAYLLEFDYGKPLLENIRDRILQKNTFLYQDTMFVLQQELTEPRVYYSIINSIAKGNTRLGEIMNDTGLEKSKITKYLSVLKDLHIIERRVPVTEKSPESSKKGIYLLKDNYFKFWFRFVFENAEYIEQGRQEKLIGDKISPVLNNFAGFAYEEIVLEYLKSSPGFPDYIFGRWWDKEEEIDVVGLDSSQNRIIFGEVKWKALTEKEARQTLNQLVEKSVEVKWGENLKSGEIQEGPEKKYMLVGKKVGGKKRLLGDGYLVLELDDLVEN